tatggctATTCTATTCGATTATATTGCACAGGGTTGGCCTTGATTTGTGGGTTTATGGGCATGTTTACTGCTTTCGTGATATCTATTCTCAGCATCGCTGATTGATTGATCCTTGCGTGGGAGATGCAGCTTTATGGCGTGGTGATATGGTACAGGTTTCatccctttctttctttcttttttctgcaTAGCCGTCATGGTAGATGCTCCATCTTGTGCTTGACTGTGTAGACAGGTacatgtatatatataccctttGTCTCTATACCCCATATAACATTCTTCTCGATCTtcgattatatatatatacaattcCATTCGACATCACTACAACGCGGAAATTGATATACAAAATTCCGCAAGCTCCGTACTCCCATCATTACTATCCACTCCTTCATTAACTTTCCAAAACCCAGCTTTCTCCATCACTCTCATACTTGCCCCATTCGCCTTCGCAACAACCGCATACACCCGTTCCTCATCCGCCACCTCTCCCTCATCAGTCTTCTCACCTTTACCTCCAGAACCCTCAATGGCATCCAACTCCCGAAGATTCCCAACCCACCACCCCAATATcccctcaacagcctcacTCGCATACCCCCGGCCCCAAACACCCGGCACAAGCATATACCCCAGTTCATACTGCATCGCCTTTGAAAACAACGACCCCGCCTCCCGAATCCCAACTATCCCAACTACTCTGTCTTTTTGCGCTTTACCCTCCTGCATCGCTGTAAGATGGGAGAGTTCTCGCACGCAGAAAACGACGCCCTTTTTTGGGGCCTGGGTTCGGGATTGAGCTTTTCCCGGGGTCATCATTAGTCTCGTCCTGGT
This region of Aspergillus puulaauensis MK2 DNA, chromosome 5, nearly complete sequence genomic DNA includes:
- a CDS encoding GNAT family N-acetyltransferase (COG:S;~EggNog:ENOG410PYTU;~InterPro:IPR000182,IPR016181;~PFAM:PF13302;~go_function: GO:0008080 - N-acetyltransferase activity [Evidence IEA]), with protein sequence MKNFQTTRLSFTPVSLSDTVALHELRIEPEVMKWTTQKHTDTCLQDTEDWIRKAIPLTDNMPPPPPPGASNAQSRTQAPKKGVVFCVRELSHLTAMQEGKAQKDRVVGIVGIREAGSLFSKAMQYELGYMLVPGVWGRGYASEAVEGILGWWVGNLRELDAIEGSGGKGEKTDEGEVADEERVYAVVAKANGASMRVMEKAGFWKVNEGVDSNDGSTELAEFCISISAL